CATAGTGCCGCGCCGCCGTCTCGTACTCCACATGCGCCGTGTTGATCGTAATCCCACGCGCCTTCTCCTCCGGCGCCGCGTCAATCTGATCGTAGCTCTTCTTCTGCACCCGCGGATTCTTCTTCGCCAACACCGACGTAATCGCCGCCGTCAACGTCGTCTTCCCGTGATCCACATGCCCTATCGTCCCAATGTTGACATGCGGCTTGCTCCGGTCAAACTTCTCCTTCGACATGTCAAAACCTCAATAAATGCCGCGCGTTGCCGCGAAAAATAGTGCATCGCCCACCTTCGAGGGCGATGCGAAATTACAAGAGCCCATAACCGGACTTGAACCGGTGACCTCTTCCTTACCAAGGAAGTGCTCTACCGACTGAGCTATATGGGCGTGAATGGAGCGGGAGACGAGATTCGAACTCGCGACCAACGGCTTGGAAGGCCGTGACTCTACCACTGAGTTACTCCCGCCCAAACCCAAGCTGGTGCAGGGGACAGGATTCGAACCTGTGAACTCACTGAGGAGGGCAGATTTACAGTCTGCTGCCATTGACCGCTCGGCCACCCCTGCACGTTGCCAAATTGTGAAGAGCCGGCGAGGGGACTCGAACCCGTGACCTACTGATTACAAGTCAGTTGCTCTACCAACTGAGCTACGCCGGCGGATAAACCTCCTTGGTGGTGTACACCATGCTTTCCTCGAAAAATCGCTATGTTAGCACAGCGGCCGCCAATTGCAACAGCTTTCTTCCCGTTGTTAGTTGCGCCGACTTGGCCGGTTACGGAACACGTGTAATAATGCGCACACTTTCGCCGAATCCAATCGGCGGTGGATGCGCCGGAGGCGGCGCGCTGCCGCCGTCCCACTTCCGACCCGTCACACGGTCAAACCCATGGGAGGCTATCGGTATGTCCCCTTTACGGATTGGATTGCTTGTTGCCGCCATTTTGCTGGCCATCGTGGGCGCGTGGCTTTACATGAGTCAGACATCCTCGACAGAAACCTACAAGTTTTGGATCGCCATCGTATGTTTTGTGGCCGCTGGCGGTTCGGCTCTTGGCTTTTTCCTCACCAAACCAGAAGAGCGCGCAGAAGACATCAGCATTACGAAGTTTTAGTCGCGTGGCGGACATTGACCGCCGCTTCACCGTCAACTTGTCCAGCGGATGCGGCCGCTCAGGAACGGGTTTACAGCTAACTCACGCGCTACGGTTGTAGACGGCCCATGACCGGGATGGATCTGGTAGTGCTCGCCCAAGGCCACAATGCGCTCTTCGATGGATCTGATAAGCGTCGGGCCGTCGCCGCCCGGCAGGTCCACTCGCCCAACTGATGAGGCGAACAAACAATCACCCACCCAGGCGTCCGTTTCACTGTGGAGCATCACGTGTCCGGGTGAATGTCCGGGCACGTGGCGCACCTTGACTTGTTCCCGCCCAAACGTCAGTACGTCGCCGTCTTTCAGGTACACATCCACCGGCGGCGCTTCCTCTAGCGTGAAGCCAAACCACGCCCCCTGCTCCGGCAACTGCCGGTACAGAAATTCGTCCGCCGGATGCAGATAAATCGGCGCGCCCGTCATTGCCTTGAGCGCCCCAGCGCTCCAAAAATGGTCGAGATGGGCGTGCGAAACAACGATGTGCGTCACTTTCAGCCGCTCCCTACGGATGGCGTCCGCGATGGCGTCAAACTCTTCACCGGGATCAATGACCAAGGTCTGTTGGGTTTGTTCACAAATCAAGAAGTAGGTGTGCGCCTGAAATGCGCCGGTGGTCACTCGAAAGAATCTCACTTGAGTTCCTCCTGTTCAGACTCAATCCGCTCATATGCCGCCAGTAGCCAGCGCGCAAACAGCTCCAAGCCCGGCTGCGTGATCATTTGGAAAGCATACCCGACAGCGTCCCGGTAGGCCGACTGTTCCTCGGCGATCGGGATCAGTGGTGGCAGCCCGGCGCGCAGCGTGTAAAAACTCGCCAGCAGGCGCGTCAGCGTTGCGCTGTGCGCGGCGAAAGGCTGTAAGTCCAGCATTCGCAGATGGAACAACCCAGCCTGCTCAACCGGATGGAGCTCGGCAAACGCATCCGTCGTAAACCAGTCGAGTGTCATGTCCAGCAACATCGGCAGCACCGTCGGTGACGCCGGACGGTGGGTTTCCACCTGGGGACGACCTTCATCGGTGCGCCAGACCGGATGGCTTCCCTCGTTATTGCCGATCAGCGCCCGGCAGGCCGCTTCCAGATCGGCGCGCGTCAGCGCGTCCCGATGGCCGTCGGGTTTGGCCGCCGCCCGCGCCAATAGCCACCGCGCCGCCCGTTCTAGCGCCGCCAGCGGCGGCCCGTCAGGCGGCGGCTCGTAGGCGCGCAAACCCTCGACCCATCCGGGCAACAATCGCGCCTGCGCTCTGGCGACGGCTTCGGCCGGCCGGCTTTTCTGAACGTCTTCGAGGCGTTTGGCCCAGTTCGACGATGGGCGGTAGGAATCACTGTAAATTGGCAGTTGGGCCATCCGGGTTACACCTCCTTACCGGCGTGCGCCGCTCGCTGTTCCATCCATTCGTAGAGGATGGGCAGCAACAGCAGCGTCAGCATAGTCGCCGTCACTAACCCGCCGATGACGACCGTGGCAAGTGGCCGCTGCACTTCCGCACCGGCCGAAGTCGCCGTCGCCATCGGCAGAAACCCTAGGCTGGCGACCAGCGCCGTTGTAAGCACCGGCCGGACGCGCGTCAGCGCGCCCTCCCGAACCGCCGTTTCCAGTGGAAAGCCCTGACGACGCAAGTTTCTGATGGCGGAAATCAAGACGAGCCCGTTGAGGACGGCGACGCCGAACAGCGCGATGAAGCCGACGCCCGCTGAAATCGAAAACGGCATGCCGCGCAGCATCAGCGCCGCCACGCCACCGACGGCTGCGAAGGGCACGCCGGTGAACACCAGCGCCGCCGCACGCGCTTCTCCAAACGACATGTAAAGCAGTGCGTAAATAAGCAGTAGGGCGACTGGGACGACCACCGCCAGCCGCGCCGCTGCGCGTTGCAGGTTTTCAAACTGCCCGCCAAACGTGATGCTGTAGCCGGGCGGCAAGGAAACCTCCCGCTTGAGTCGCGCCTGCGCCTCGGTCACAAAACTTCCGATGTCGCGCCCGCGAACATTGCACTCCACCACCATCCGGCGACGGCCGCGCTCACGCGACACCTGCGCCGGGCCTTCCGTTACGGCTACGTCGGCCACGGCCGCCAGCGGGACGCGCGTCCCGGTCGGCGTCGCAAGCGTCAACGCCTTGAGTGTTTCAACGCTCCGCCCGCTTGCCTCGTCCAAGCGCACCACGAGGGGAAACCGCCGCTCGCCTTCATAGACGACGCCGACCTCGCGCCCGACGACGACCGATTCCACCAGCAGGTTGACCGCCTCGACATTCAGTCCGTAGCGCGCCAGCGCCGCCCGATCCGGCGTCACTTGCACCTGCGGCATGCCCGTGATGGTTTCCAACTTGACATCCGCTGCGCCGGGAATGTGCGCCAGCGTCTGTGCAATTTGTTCAGCCCGGCGGCGCAGAATGTTGAGATCGTCGCCGAACACCTTGACGGCGATATCCGATTTCGCGCCGGAGATGAGTTCAGATACGCGCAACTCAATCGGCTGCGTGAAGCTGAATCGCGCTTCCGGGACGCGCCGCTTCAGCGCGTCGCTCATGGCGGCGATTAGGCCTTCGCGGGTGCGTGCCGTTCGCCATTCGTGCGGTGGTTTCAAGCCAACGTACATATCGCCCAGCTCGATACCCATCGGGTCGGTGGCGATTTCGGCGCTGCCGTTTTTCGTCACCACCTTTGTCACCTCGGGAAACGTCAGCAGGACGCGCTCGACTTCGGTCGCCGTACGGACGGCTTCCGCGACCGACACGCTGGGCAGTCGTTGAATCTGGATGGCGAGCGCGCCTTCTTCGAGCCGGGGGATGAACTCCGCGCCCAGTGAGAGCGCGGCTGCGCCGGCCGTCACGAGCAGCCCAAACGCTACGGCTGCGGCTTGCGCCCGTCGGCGACGAACCACGTCAAACGCCGGGGCATACCACCGTTTCGCCCAACGGATCAGCGGTGCTTCGCGTTCCGCCACCCGACCGCGCAGTACGAAGACAAGCATGGCTGGGACGTAGGTCAGCGACAAAACGCCTGCGCTGCCGAGGGCGCAGAGTACGGTCAACGCCATCGGCGCAAACATCTTGCCTTCAACGCCGCGCAATGCCAGCAGCGGCACGTAAACCAGCGCGATGATGATTTCGCCGAACATCGTCGCGCGCCGCACTTCACTGGAGGCCGCGACGACTACCTGCCGCCGCTCGATGGTCGTCAGCGCGCGTCCAAGGTCATGCCGCCGCTCGGCGACGCGCCGGATGCTGTTTTCGGTCAGAATCACTGCGCCGTCCACAATCAGCCCGAAATCAATGGCGCCAAGGCTCATTAGGTTGCCCGAAATCCCCAGCGCCTGCATGCCGACCGCTGCGCCTAGCATCGAGAGTGGAATGACAGTCGCCACAAGCAACGCAGACGGCCAGTGTCCCAACAACAAAAGCAGTACGCCGATGACGATGAGCGCGCCTTCGGTCAGGTTCCAGATCACAGTGCGGATGGTGCGGCCGACCAGCTCGGCGCGGTCGTAAAACGGCGCAATGTGGACGCCCGGCGGCAAGGTGGCGGCAATCTCTTCAAGGCGCTCGGCGACGGCCTGCGTCACGGTTCGGGCGTTCGCGCCTTTGAGCATGAGCACAATGCCGCACACCGTTTCTCCTGCGCCGTCAGCCGTCACTGCGCCCTGCCGTACCGCCGGCGGCGCGCACACGACTTCGCCCACGTCGCGGACAAACACCGGCACGCCGTCGCGGCCGGTCTTCACGACAATGCGCTTGATATCTTCCACGGACTGCGCCAAGCCGACGCCGCGCAGAAGGTACTGCTCCGGCCCGCGGACGATGGACCCGCCGCTGACGTTGGCGTTGTTGCGCGCTACGGCGTCCATCACGTCGCGGAGCGTCAGCCCGTAGGCGTGCAGCTTGGCCGGCTCGATACGGACTTGATACTGCTTGCTCAGGCCGCCGTAGCTGTTGACTTCGGCGACACCCGGCATTCCAAGCAGCTGGCGGCGGACAATCCAATCCTGGATGACGCGCAGGCTCATGGCGTCGTGACCGGCGTCGGGTGCGGCGCGCAGCTCATACTGGTACACCTCACCCAGCCCGGTGCTAATCGGGCCAAGTGACGGCGAGCCGCCGCCGGGCGGAATCTGGTCGCGGGCGGACGCCAACCGCTCGAACACCAACTGGCGGGCGCGGTAAATGTCTACGTCATCGTCAAAAACTACTGTCACGGCCGAAAGTCCAAACTTCGACAGTGACCGGATTTCCTCGACGCCGGTCAGCCCGGCCAGCGCGGTTTCAATCGGGAACGTGATCTGGCGCTCAACTTCGAGCGGCGTCAGCGCCGGGGCGGACGTGAGCACTTGCACTTGGTTGTTGGTGACATCCGGCACGGCGTCAATCGGCAGCCGCCGGAAGGCGTCCAGTCCGGCGACGACCAGCAGCAAAACGCCCAGCAGGATGAGGCTCGGATGCGTCGCCGAAAAGCGCAGGATGCGGTCAAGCATGGGCGTTACTCCTCTCTGTCCGCCAAACCGATCAGTTGCGTTTTGAGCGCCAAGCCGCCCCGGACGACCACACGCTCGCCGACGGCCAGTCCCCGGCGGATGGGGACAACATCGCCTTGTGCGTCGCCAATCTCCACCTCGCGGACGTGGAACTCATGCGGCGATGCGCCTGCGACAAACACGACCGTCCGCTCACCGAGTCGGTGGACGGCCTCGGTCGGCACGACAAGCTCCGGCGCAGCGGCCGGCGTCAGGAAATCCACGTCGGCGAACATCGCCGCCCGCAGACGTTCGCCCGGATTGGGGACCTCAATCCGCACTCGCACTGTGCGGGTGTCGGCGTTGATTTGGGCTTCAATGAAGGCGACGCGCCCGCGCAGCGCCTGTACGCCCAGTGCCGGCACATGAACTTCAACCGGCTGCCCAAGGCGAATGGCCCCAAGCTGGGCTTCAGGGACAGCCGCGATGACCCACATTGTGCGCAAATCCGCAATCGTCAGCAGCGCCGTCCCGGCTTGGACAAACGCGCCAACGTTGACCATCCGGTCGGTGACGACGCCGGACAGCGGCGCCGTGAGCGTAATTTCCGCCGTCGGGTGGTCGGCGGCAGCAGTCGGCGGCGCGCCCAAAGCCGCAAGTTGATCCTCGATGTGCTTAACCTCGACTTCGGCGACTTCAAGCGCCGCCCGCGCTTCGCGCAAGTCGCGCTCCTGGCCGACGACGCGCTGAAAATCGTACTCTGCCTTGGCTGTGGCGTAGGTCGTTTCGGCGTCCTGTAGTTCCTGCCGCGACAGAATGCCAGCTTCAAACAACTGTTTGAAGCGCTGGAAGGTGGCCTCGGCCTGCGCCAGCCGGGCGCGCGCCTGTGCCAAGGCGATCCGGCTTTCGTCACGCTCAACGCGCCGGAGGTTGCGTGCCGCAATGTCGCGGCGGGTTTCCGCGTCGTGCAGCCGGATGTGGAGGTCGGCAATTTCCGGGCTGTCCAGAACGATCAGCGGTTGACCGGCACGCACACGCGCGCCCTGTGCGACAAGCGCCCGTATAACCCGCCCGGACACCAACGGGGCGACCACCACATTCGCCTGTGGGTTAAGTTCAACCGTTCCCGCGACGCGCAGGCGAGTCGTGAGGCTTTGCATGCGCGCCGGTTCGACAATGACGCCTGCGGACGATTCAAGCTCAATGACCGACTTGCGCGCCGTCTCTCGTACAGCGGCAGGGGACGGCTTTGTTGCTGTTGTCGCCGGACGGCGCAGGTTCAGCCATAGCCCGACACCGGCCGCTAGGACGCCCAGCGCGGCCAGCGTCACCGCCCAAGCGAGCCAGCTCTGCCTGCGCGACGGCGTAGCAGGCGGCGGCACAGCCGTCGCCTCTCCAGCCGGTATGGTTTCCGGCCTGATTTCCGTTGTCATGACGATGCTCCTGACCAACTGCGTTGTTGATGGAAAGCGGCCGCGCATCCGTGTGTACGGGCACGGGCGCACGGCGACGCACAACAGCGATGGTCAGGCGAGTCGCGGCGGATGGAAGATGCTTTTGAGGAAGAGCCGGGCGTACCAGACCAGCCGAACCGTGGGGCGCGCTGCGGACGACAAGACAAAGCACTGCGGTGGCAGCGCGACGGTCGGCGCGTCAAGCAGCGACTGGGTGTTCCAGAAACAGGAATGCACGGGCAGCAATCGCTCCGCCGTCTCAAGCCCGGTAGGGACGGCCGTCCAGCCCGGCGTTGGCGCCGTTGCATCGGATGGCAGGGCGACAACGGCCGGAACGACGCAGCCAAACAGTTCGGCGGCGGCGTACTGCGGGTTCAGCATGTGGACGACGCACAGATCGAGGAACAGCCAAGCGAGGAAGAAGCAGCCGAAGCGCCGGCGCCAAACCAGCTTGCGGTGTTGGAACAGGAAAAAGCGCGCGCGGGTGTTCATGGCGTTCCTCCGGGCGAAAACGTAGTATGCGCTTACGCTAAGGTCAAGCCGGTGTTTTGCTTGACGGCATCTGCGCCTGTCCGGTCTCCGGTGTTTCCGGCCAGCTGACGCGAGGTCGCTGACAAAGCGAGCTGATAGCGTTGTCACCACCGGCGTCGAACCACGCCTTTCATTGTTGGCACACGCCAACCACCAAGCCGTCGGCGCAGCATTTTCGCGGAGAGTTAGAGGGCAGTTTGCCGGAGCATCCGCGCAAGCGCGGCGGCGGTCGGTCGGTCGGCTGGACGCTTAGCTAGCGCCGCGTTGATGGCGTTAACCAGTCCCGACGGGGCGTCCGGCCGCCAATCCCAAATTGGTGCCGGCGTCGCATGCAGGATGGCGTCCAAGACTTCGTAGTACGACTTGCCGTCGAAGGGCAGCCGGCCGGTTGTCATTTCGTACAGCACAATCCCTAGCGAAAACACGTCTCCGGCGAGGGAGGCGTGGGCGTCGTTCGCCGCCTGTTCTGGAGACATGTACGTAACTGTGCCGACTAGAACACCGGGTTCAGTGATGTCGGAGACAGCAGGCAAGTGGTCATCCGAAGCCGACATTGGCGTTCCTTCTGTTCCGACATCCAGCTTGGCGAGGCCAAAATCAATGATGTGGACATTACCCTCGGCGTCAAGTTGCAGATTGGACGGCTTGATGTCGCGGTGAACCACGCCGCCGGCATGGGCCGCCGCCAGCCCTTCGGCGGCCTGCGCCCCAATGCGGCACACGTCAGCGCAGGTAAAGCGCCCCTGTTCACGTAGACACTGCGCGATGGTTTTGCCTCGGATGTATTCCATCACCAGATAGGGTACGCCTTCGACTTCGCCAATCTCGTACAGAGTAGCGATGTTGGGGTGGTTGAGGTTGGACACCATGCGGGCTTCGCGCAGAAAGCGCCGCCGGGTTTCCGATTGGTGGGCGTAGCGGGCTTTGAGCACCTTGATAGCGACCTTGCGGCCGAGTTCGCCGTCGCGCGCCAGAAAAACATCGCCCATGCCGCCGCCGCCTAACCGCTCAATGACCTCGAACCGCCCAAAGCGCGTCGGCGTCGCCGCCCCGTTCAACTGCAGCGACTGGGTGTCATCCTGTGAGGTTGGCTGCAGCAGCGCTGGAATTTCGAGCGTCGGCGGCACGGTGACGTGTTCGCCGACGCTGCGAACCGGACGAAGCACAAGCGGCAGAAAACGCCGTGAAAACCAGCGCGGGCTCCCATCGGCTTCCAAGACGACATACCCAGCGCGCTTGAAATCCTCGAAGACATAAGTGTGTTCCCGCAGAATAGGTTGCCCCGATGCCAGCGCCTGACACACCGCCCGCTCGTCCGCCGAGAAATGCTCCCATAGATAGCGAAAGTGGCCCCGCACCTCGTCGTCAAAGGCTTCCTCCACCGCCGCAAGGTCGAG
The window above is part of the Chloracidobacterium sp. genome. Proteins encoded here:
- a CDS encoding GTP-binding protein; amino-acid sequence: MSKEKFDRSKPHVNIGTIGHVDHGKTTLTAAITSVLAKKNPRVQKKSYDQIDAAPEEKARGITINTAHVEYETAARHY
- a CDS encoding MBL fold metallo-hydrolase; amino-acid sequence: MRFFRVTTGAFQAHTYFLICEQTQQTLVIDPGEEFDAIADAIRRERLKVTHIVVSHAHLDHFWSAGALKAMTGAPIYLHPADEFLYRQLPEQGAWFGFTLEEAPPVDVYLKDGDVLTFGREQVKVRHVPGHSPGHVMLHSETDAWVGDCLFASSVGRVDLPGGDGPTLIRSIEERIVALGEHYQIHPGHGPSTTVARELAVNPFLSGRIRWTS
- a CDS encoding Fic family protein — protein: MAQLPIYSDSYRPSSNWAKRLEDVQKSRPAEAVARAQARLLPGWVEGLRAYEPPPDGPPLAALERAARWLLARAAAKPDGHRDALTRADLEAACRALIGNNEGSHPVWRTDEGRPQVETHRPASPTVLPMLLDMTLDWFTTDAFAELHPVEQAGLFHLRMLDLQPFAAHSATLTRLLASFYTLRAGLPPLIPIAEEQSAYRDAVGYAFQMITQPGLELFARWLLAAYERIESEQEELK
- a CDS encoding CusA/CzcA family heavy metal efflux RND transporter, giving the protein MLDRILRFSATHPSLILLGVLLLVVAGLDAFRRLPIDAVPDVTNNQVQVLTSAPALTPLEVERQITFPIETALAGLTGVEEIRSLSKFGLSAVTVVFDDDVDIYRARQLVFERLASARDQIPPGGGSPSLGPISTGLGEVYQYELRAAPDAGHDAMSLRVIQDWIVRRQLLGMPGVAEVNSYGGLSKQYQVRIEPAKLHAYGLTLRDVMDAVARNNANVSGGSIVRGPEQYLLRGVGLAQSVEDIKRIVVKTGRDGVPVFVRDVGEVVCAPPAVRQGAVTADGAGETVCGIVLMLKGANARTVTQAVAERLEEIAATLPPGVHIAPFYDRAELVGRTIRTVIWNLTEGALIVIGVLLLLLGHWPSALLVATVIPLSMLGAAVGMQALGISGNLMSLGAIDFGLIVDGAVILTENSIRRVAERRHDLGRALTTIERRQVVVAASSEVRRATMFGEIIIALVYVPLLALRGVEGKMFAPMALTVLCALGSAGVLSLTYVPAMLVFVLRGRVAEREAPLIRWAKRWYAPAFDVVRRRRAQAAAVAFGLLVTAGAAALSLGAEFIPRLEEGALAIQIQRLPSVSVAEAVRTATEVERVLLTFPEVTKVVTKNGSAEIATDPMGIELGDMYVGLKPPHEWRTARTREGLIAAMSDALKRRVPEARFSFTQPIELRVSELISGAKSDIAVKVFGDDLNILRRRAEQIAQTLAHIPGAADVKLETITGMPQVQVTPDRAALARYGLNVEAVNLLVESVVVGREVGVVYEGERRFPLVVRLDEASGRSVETLKALTLATPTGTRVPLAAVADVAVTEGPAQVSRERGRRRMVVECNVRGRDIGSFVTEAQARLKREVSLPPGYSITFGGQFENLQRAAARLAVVVPVALLLIYALLYMSFGEARAAALVFTGVPFAAVGGVAALMLRGMPFSISAGVGFIALFGVAVLNGLVLISAIRNLRRQGFPLETAVREGALTRVRPVLTTALVASLGFLPMATATSAGAEVQRPLATVVIGGLVTATMLTLLLLPILYEWMEQRAAHAGKEV
- a CDS encoding efflux RND transporter periplasmic adaptor subunit; the encoded protein is MTTEIRPETIPAGEATAVPPPATPSRRQSWLAWAVTLAALGVLAAGVGLWLNLRRPATTATKPSPAAVRETARKSVIELESSAGVIVEPARMQSLTTRLRVAGTVELNPQANVVVAPLVSGRVIRALVAQGARVRAGQPLIVLDSPEIADLHIRLHDAETRRDIAARNLRRVERDESRIALAQARARLAQAEATFQRFKQLFEAGILSRQELQDAETTYATAKAEYDFQRVVGQERDLREARAALEVAEVEVKHIEDQLAALGAPPTAAADHPTAEITLTAPLSGVVTDRMVNVGAFVQAGTALLTIADLRTMWVIAAVPEAQLGAIRLGQPVEVHVPALGVQALRGRVAFIEAQINADTRTVRVRIEVPNPGERLRAAMFADVDFLTPAAAPELVVPTEAVHRLGERTVVFVAGASPHEFHVREVEIGDAQGDVVPIRRGLAVGERVVVRGGLALKTQLIGLADREE
- a CDS encoding protein kinase is translated as MTKTINPYLNRVAIRDPAQFYGRRREVARIFSRLGAGRPQSIAVVGDRRIGKSSLLNYLCAPSVRERYLSRPEEYVFVFFDLQQRRRITLDDFLDAWLVEIERSAALPPSGKCGFDGIHAALDTLRATHRKLIAVFDEFDILTSNRAFSADFFAFLRALANNYEVAYVTSSGRDLQELCHAEQIADSPFFNIFTNIYLRAFPDDEATELIVQPSEAAGIPLAPYADEIRRLSGNFPFYLQIACSIYFEQLQESGRLDLAAVEEAFDDEVRGHFRYLWEHFSADERAVCQALASGQPILREHTYVFEDFKRAGYVVLEADGSPRWFSRRFLPLVLRPVRSVGEHVTVPPTLEIPALLQPTSQDDTQSLQLNGAATPTRFGRFEVIERLGGGGMGDVFLARDGELGRKVAIKVLKARYAHQSETRRRFLREARMVSNLNHPNIATLYEIGEVEGVPYLVMEYIRGKTIAQCLREQGRFTCADVCRIGAQAAEGLAAAHAGGVVHRDIKPSNLQLDAEGNVHIIDFGLAKLDVGTEGTPMSASDDHLPAVSDITEPGVLVGTVTYMSPEQAANDAHASLAGDVFSLGIVLYEMTTGRLPFDGKSYYEVLDAILHATPAPIWDWRPDAPSGLVNAINAALAKRPADRPTAAALARMLRQTAL